DNA sequence from the Sinorhizobium sp. RAC02 genome:
TGCGCATGGAGATGCGCACCGAACTGAAGCGCCTGCACCAGATGACCCGGACGACGGTCGTCTACGTCACGCACGACCAGATCGAGGCGATGACGCTTGCAACGCGCATTGCGGTAATGCGCAACGGCCGCATCGAGCAACTCGACACGCCGGAAAACATCTACAACCGGCCGGCGACCCTCTATGTCGCGACCTTCGTCGGTGCGCCGCCGATGAACCTGCTGGCAGCGACCGCGGGTGAGGGCGGTCTCCAGGTGGACGGTACGGATATCGTTGTGCCCGTGCCGGGACTGGAATCCATCGCTCCGGGCCGCCGGCTGGTTCTCGGCATCCGACCGGAGGCCATCCGGAAAGCCGACGGCGGCCTGTCTCTATCGGCGCGCTGCGAGGTAGCAGAACTGACCGGCCCGGAACTGGTCGTGACCGCGATGGTCGGCAGCCAGCGCATCGTTGCAGCCCTTCCGGCCTCTGCGAAACTTCAGGCTGGCGACGAGATCGTCCTCAGCGCCGATCCCGCCGCCTTTCACGTCTTCGACGCGGAAACGGAACAGCGGCTGAACTGACGGCAATGCGATGTTTCCTGCCGGGTCGCTATCTGGCCGGCATCTGAGATTTGGCTTTGCCGCCCGGCTTTTCTTGTCGAAAAAACATGAGTATGGAGGTTGTGTTTTAACTGCGCAGCGTGTCTCGTCGCAGTCCAGGGATGAGAGGAAAAGGTATGATCGAATCCGCCGCCTATTTGAAGACCGAGCACGGCTCGAAATATCTGGTGCAATTGTGCAAGCACTTCGCCCACAAGGTTGACGTCACCTACTCGGACAATCACGGCAAATGCCGCTTCGACCGTGGCGTCGCCACGCTGGACGCGGATGCGGCCGGTCTGCGCGTGACGGTGAAGGCGGACGATGAGGAGAGCCTCGGCTGGGGCCAGTCGGTCATCGAATCCCATCTTGTCCGGTTTGCTTTCCGCGAAGAGCTCGGCGCCTTCGACTGGCAGCGTCAGGGCGAGGCCGCCTGACGAATTTCCTCTCACCGGCATGACCGGTGAAGCAGGCAATATCGCAGCCCGATCATGGGCCGTGCCGCCCGAGCCTTTCCGCAGGATCGGGTAAAGATGTACGACAACTACACGGGATCGCACAGCGAGCCGTGTCGTTGTCGATTGGCCAAGTCATCACAGAATTCTATGGCCTCATCTCATCGTTTCATGATTTCCGCCATCCAGCACCCTTGACTCTGAAACCTCCGACCTGACACATTTCGTTGTCAGACATCTTACATAAATGGGGATTCCGGTTTCCGGATCAAAAGGAGGACCACATGAAAACGCTCTTCATGCGACTGGCCGTAGGTGCCGCTTTCGTCGCAGCCGCCGTCTCGGCCCAGGCCGGCGAGACGCTTGACCGCGTCATGGAAAAGAAGGCGATGGTCGTTGCCACCAACAGCGGCTGGCCGCCCCAGAGCTATCTGGACGACAGCAACGAGATGGTCGGCTTCGACATCGACGTGTCGCGCGAGATCGCCAAGCGCCTCGGCGTCGAGGTCACCTTCGATACCCCGGACTGGGCGACGCTGACGGGTGGCCGCTGGCAGGGTCGTTACGATCTCGGCGTCGGCTCCGTGACGCCCACCAAGGCGCGCGCCCAGGTCATCGACTTCGTCGGCATCTATTACTACAGCCCCTATGTCTACGTTGTGCACAAGGACAGCGGCGCGAAGACCGTCACCGATCTCAACGGCAAGGTCATCGGCGTCGAGACGGCAACGACATCGGAAGACTTCATCAACCGCAAGCTGGAAATCGATGCGCCGGGCCTGCCGCCGATCGAATACAAGCTGGAGCCGGGCGAGGTTCGCACCTTCGCCGATTCCATGCTGCCCTTCGATGACCTGCGCCTCGGCGCCGGTGTGCGTCTCGATGCCGTGATCGCGCCGGAACAGACCGCGCTCAACGCCATCAAGAATGGCTATCCGCTGCGCGTTCTGGATGGCGACTATGCCTTCCGCGAGCCGCTCGTCGTCATCGCCGAAAAGGTCGATCCGGAATGGACCGCCAAGGTCGGCGGCATCATCGAAGAGATGAAGAAGGACGGCACGCTCGGCACGCTCACCACCAAGTGGTACGGCAAGGACTACAGCGCCGACTGATGAACTACCGGCGCGGGCGGTTTCCTGCCCGCGCCCTTCATATTCGAGGGGGAGCATGCGCATGGCCTATCCGGACACCTATTACAAACGCACCATGGCGGACCAGACGGCGCGCGCCGCCCTTTCGGGCACGGTCGAATGCGACGCGGTCATCGTCGGCGGCGGCCTTGCCGGCCTTTCGGCCGCCTTGCAGCTTGCCCGCGCCGGCAAGCGCGTCACGGTTCTGGAAGCCGAAAGCATCGGTTTCGGCGCCTCCGGGCGCAATGGCGGTTTCGTTGGGCCAGGCTACGCAACGGGCGGCGACGATATCGCGCGCGTTGTCGGCAAAAGCGCGGCACGCCAACTCCACCAGCTTTCCGTCGAGGGCATGGAGTTCATTCGCGAGAATATCCAGTCGCTCGGCATCGTGGATGCCAAGCCTGAGCCGGGCATCATGAGCGTGCTGCGCTACGATGATGGCGCGGGCCTCAAGGCCTATGCGGAAGCGACACGCAGGGACTATGGCTGCGAACTTGAATATATGGATCGCGATGCCGTGCGTTCGGTGCTGAAATCCGAACGCTATTTCCAGGCCCTGCGCAATCCGAACGCCTTCCACATGCATCCGCTCAACTATCTGCGGGCCATAGCACAGGAAATCGAACGCCTTGGCGGGCGAATCTGCGAACAGTCGCCAGCGACGTCCGTGGATCTTTCCGGTGCGGAAAAGCAGGTAACGACGGCTGGCGGTGTGGTGAAGGCCCGCGACGTGGTTTTCACGACGGGCGGCTATACTGGCGCGCTGAACGGCAGGCTGAAGCGCTCGTTCCTACCGATCGCCACCTATGTCATGGTGAGCGAAGAAGCGCCGGAGCTGATCGCCTCGGCGATCACCACCAGAAATGCGATCGGCGACAACCGTAGGGCAGGCGACTACTACCGCGTCGTCGACGGCGGCCGCCGCCTGCTCTGGGGCGGGCGCATTACCACCCATGCCGCTTCGACGGCGGGTCTCGTCAAGGAACTGCGCGACGAAATGGTCGGCACCTATCCGCAGCTTGCCGGCCTGAAGACGGAACTCGCCTGGTCGGGCCTGATGTCCTACGCCCGGCACCTGATGCCCCAGATCGGGCGCATGAGCCCCGGCGTCTGGTACTGCACCGCGTTCGGCGGGCACGGCCTCAACACGACGGCGATCGGCGGCAAGGTGATTGCCGAAGGCATTCTGGGCGAAAGCGAGCGCTACAAGCTGTATGAACCCTTCGGCCTCGTCTGGGCCGGCGGTCTTGCGGGGCTCGCCGTGGCGCAGCTCACCTATTGGAAGCTCCAGGCACAGGACTGGTGGCGCGAGCGCGCCGCCTGAAGCGTTTGCGGCGACGGCTTGCGGACATAAACAACAAGGCAAGGGCGGAACATGATCGGTCGACTGATACTCACCTACCCTGAAACATCACGCAGGGCCGGCGGCCTGCTGATCCTCGCCATGGTGACGGCGGCGCTTTACTCCATCGGCGTCAGTTCCGCCTGGCTTGGGCATCTCCTGCCGTCCTCGGCAACCTGGCTTGGCGAGAACCCGGCAGCCGGGCGACTTGTCTCGGCGGTGTTGATCGCCCTTATCGTAGCCGCGAACTGGAAGGCGCTGCGCCAGCTGTCGCGCCGCCAGCAGACCATCGCCGTCTGGGTCGAGCTGTTCTCGCTCCTGATGCTGTTCTTCTATTCCTTCGACCTCTCCTTCGCCTTCATCGCCAAGAAGGTGGGCTTTCTCATCACGCAGGGCGTGACGACGACGCTCTACATTTCCGCGATCTCCATCATCATCGCCACGATCATCGCGCTTGCCGGCGCCATTGCAAAACTCTCGAACAATGGCGTCATCTACGGCCTTGCGACCTTCTACACCTCGCTGTTCCGCGGCCTGCCGCTGCTCATGCAGATCTACATCATCTATCTCGGCCTGCCGCAGGTGGGCTATGTGATCGGCGCCGTCCCGGCCGGCATCCTCGCGCTGTCGCTCTGCTACGGCGCCTACATGACCGAAATCTTCCGCGCCGGCATCCAGAGCATCGACCGCGGGCAGACGGAGGGCGCCACCGCGCTCGGCCTCAGCCCGGCACAGACGATGACGCTCGTCATCCTTCCGCAGGCCATGCGCGTCATCATCCCGCCGACCGGCAACCAGTTCATCGCCATGTTGAAGGATTCGTCGCTCGTATCGGTCGTCGGCGTCTGGGAAATCATGTATCTCGCCCGCACCATGGGTCAGACCGAGTTCCGCCATATCGAGATGCTGATCACGGCCTCGATGATCTACTGGATTCTTTCGATCGGGCTGGAATATGCCCAGTCCCGCATCGAGGAACGGTTCGGTCGCTTCAATGCCCGCTGAGGCGCAGGCTATGAATGGCGGCGGCGCACCCATCGCGCCGTCGAACGGCCGCGGTGCGCTGATCGTGCTCGTGGCCTTTTCGATCTTTTCCGGAACCGACGCCATCGTGAAGATCATGGCGGCCGATATGCCGGCACCACAGGTGACATTCCTCGTCACCGTCACGGCGCTCGCTTTGCTGCTCGTCCATGCCCTCGTGACGGGGCGTGTGCGCCGGCTGGTGCCGCGCCAGCCGAGCCTTGCCTTCTGGCGTGCTCTGCTGCTTGCCGTGGATACCCTCTTGATCCACTACGCATTCGCAAAACTGCCCTTGGCGGAAGCCTATCTCATTGCCTTCCTGACGCCGATCCTCGTTGCCATGCTCGGTTTCTTCCTGCTCGGAGAGCGGCTCTCCACAGTGGGTTGGGCGGGTGTGCTGATCGGCTTTGCCGGCGTGGCCGTCGCGCTGAAGCCGGGCGTCGCACCGCTCAATCTCGGCCATGCCGCAGCCCTCGGCTCGGCGGTGTTCTTTGCGTTTTCGCTCATCCTGCTGCGCCGGGCGAAGCTTGCGGAGACGGACGAGGCGCTCGTCGCAAGCCTGCTGGTCGTCATGACGCCGGTCGCCCTGGGGGTCGCCGCCAGCTCCGGTGGTCTGATCGCGATCGGCCTTGCCGATCTGGGGTTCGCGCTGGCCGGCGGCGCCATGATGCTCGGCGGTCATGCGCTGCTGGTGCGGGCCTTCCGGGTCGGCGAAGCGTCGGTGGTGGCGCCGTTCCAGTACAGCCAGATCATCTGGGGCTGCCTCTATGGTGTGCTTCTCTTTGCAACACCGGTCGAGATGCACACGCTTGCCGGGGCGGCGATCATCATCTTTTCAGGCTGGCTGGTCCTGAAGTAGAAGCCCTTGCTGTAGCGATCCCATACGCTGCCTATAGCGGCTGCGGCTCCTGCGGAAACCCGCCGACATGCATGCAGGTTACTGCTGCCTGATCGCGACCGGCCTCAAGGCATTGCAATAGCGGCTGGCCGGCGATGCGGGCCGAGAGAAAGCCGGCTATGAAACTGTCGCCGGCACCGGTCGTATCGACCACATCGACCGGCCGGATGCCAATCTCGACGCGGTCCACGCCATCGCTGGCGAGCGAGCCCTTGCTGCCACGCGTGACGACGGCGAGCGGCACCCCATTTGCGAGAAGGCGCTGCAACAGGATCTCGGCCACGTCGTCGTCGCCGCCCGCCGAGGCGAAGGCGATGGAGAGGCCATCGGTGCCGAGATTGGACGGATCCGCATTGACCGAAATGTCCTGCGAGACGCTGACGCCGGCAGCAGCAAGCGCCCGGCGCAGGGCGCCGCCATCGTCCATCCAGCCGATATGGACGTGATCCATGCTCTTGAGGAGGGCGACTTCCGCATCGTTCGGCCTGTAGCCGGCGCAGGCGCCAAAATCCTCGTAGACAAAGACGCGGTCGCCGGAGGGCAAAACGTCGATCTCGGTGTAGGCGGTGATGCCGGGGCGTTCGCCAAGATAGGTGACATCGACGCCATTTGCCGAGAGCAATGTGCGTGTCCGCCTGCCGGCCGCATCGGGACCGACAGCGCCGAAATAGAGCGATGTCCAGCCGAGATGGGCGAGCTGCACGGCGACATTAACCGCATTGCCGCCGACAAGGGACTGCGAGACGGGCGGGCGGAAACGGTCGATGCAATTGTCGCCGACGGCGGCGAAGCGGAGGGGTCTCATACGGGTCTCGTGATGGGCTTCAAAGCCGCGAATACAGCACCACCTGCATTCGCGACTTTGGAAGGGTCGTCAAGTCACCGAGGTCAGTAGGTGACACGCTTGTAGTAGCGCCGCGTCGTCAGAGGGTGGTTGCGCATGACCTCGAGATGCGCGCTGATGCGCTCCAGCACGGTCGCCAGCAGCACCGGCGAGACCAGTGCCCGCACCTCCGGCGAAATGCCCGGCAGGTCGAATTCGGCGGTGTCCAACACCGCCAGCTTGTCCGTATAGCTAGGAACGAAAGCCTGGACGCGGTCGGCGAGCGGGCGCAACGCATCTTCACCCTTGAAGAGGATGACGCTCACGCCCTTCTCTACCAGTTCCAGCGTGCCGTGGAAGAAGTCGGAGGCATGCACCGGGCGGGTGCGGATCCACTGCATTTCTTCCAGGATGCACATGCCGTAGTAGAAGGCTTCCGGCCAGACGTTTCCGGCGCCGGTGACGATATGGTAGTCGGAGCCCGCCAGCACCGCGGCGAAAGCCTCCGCCTTTGGCTCATAGGCGCGCTTCACCCCCAGCAGCAGTTCCGGCATGCGGGCGAGTTCGGCGATGAGCGCGTCATGGTTTTCGATTTCACCGCGATGTTTCAGGATCGCGAGCGCGACGAAGAGCGACTGGAGATAGAACGACTCGCAGGACGTGTCATCCTCGGCGAAGTTGATGAAGACATGGTCGCCGCCCTTGCCGAGCGGCGTTTCCGCATGCCCCACCAGCGTGATGACCGTCGCACCGATCGCCTTCAGCTTGTCGAGCAGCGCCACACTCTCCTTTGTCGTACCGGAGAGGGAGGGCATGACGATGATCGACTTGTCGGTCAGATTGGCCGAGCCGGTGAGCACGAGTTCCGCCGGCATGTCGATGAAGGCGGGGAAACGCGAGCGGCGTTGCAACAATTGCGCCGCCGGTTGCATCAGGATTGCCGCGCCGCCTGTGCCAAGGAAGAAGATGTTTTCTGCGCCCGCCGACAGGCAGGAGCCGACCACGCTTTCCAGCCGCGCCTGCAAGCCGACTGCGCCAGACTGGATGCGGAGGAATCTCTGCTCGTCAAAATTCAACATGGTTCTGCCCCCGATGAAGATCATTTCAATGTTGTCTGACAACTGACATCGCGACATTTGTCTGTCAAGATGGTGGAGCCGAAAATTCAGGGGACACGAAAGCGTAACATATTGCACACGGTTATGCCGAATCTGCTCGCACTTGACCGGTCAAAATTTGTCAGACAAGAAAGGAAGCGTGATCAATGAACACAGAGGCATTTCGGTGGACGAGCCCCTTCGCGATTCGCGCACCCTCGCCGTCCAGCTACGCGACCGGATTGCCGACCTGATCCGTGACGAGGGACTGCGGCCGGGCGACAAGCTGCCGACCGAGGCGCAACTCACCCAGCGTTTCAAGATTTCCCGGCCCGCTCTGCGCGAGGCGCTGAAACTGCTCGAACAGGACGACGTGATCTATGTGGAGCATGGCCGCGGGCGTTTCGTCTCGGCGCTCTCCGCAGTCCAGGTCGACCGGCCGATCACCGTCTTCGAGAGCGTCACCGACATGACGCGCCAATACGGCTACCGCCCAGTCAACAAGGTTCTGTCGATCTCGGAAGAGACACCGGACACGCGCGTCGCCGAGGGTCTGCGATTGGGCCCAACCGACCGCGTCATCCGTATCGAGCGCATTCGCCTGCATGAAGACGAGCCGATTCTCTACTGCGTTGACTACCTGCCGCGCGGCATCATCCCGGGCCGGCTCTACGATATCGACTGGAGCGGGTCGCTCCTGAATCTTCTCGAGGAGTACGGCAACCGCCCCCGCATGTCGGCGGCGAGCGTTTCCGCCGTGCTGTTGCCGGACGAGGTGATCGAGCGCCATGGCCTGCGGGATTTCGGCCCGGCACTGCTGATCACCGAAGTCTGTTTCAACGCGGCCGGCGAGCCGGTCAATTATGCGATCGATTACCATCGCGGCAGTCATTTTTCCTTCAGCCTGACGCGCAAATAGCTGCCGGCACCCAATCCAGCAGAGGCAGACATGACCGATCAGGCCACCCGAAGAGTAGCGCTCATTGCCGGCGGGGCCGGCGGCATGGGGGCGGCGATCGCTGCACGGCTATCCGCCGGCGGTTATGCCGTTGCCATCGCGGATCTCGAATCGGAACGACTGACCGCAACGGTGGAAAGGCTCGCGGGCGAGGGCGGCGATGCGCTCGCCGTTCCGCTCGACATGCGCAAGGTCGCCTCCTGCGCTTCTGCGGTTGAGGCTGTGATCGGCTGGCGCGGCCGCCTCGACGTGGTCGTCAATTCCGCCGGCGTCTGGCGCGAAGGCGATTCCGTGACAATGACCGAGGCGGACTGGGACATCGTCATGGACGTCAATCTCAAGGGGGCGTTCTTCCTCATCCAAGCCGCCATTCCGCATCTCGGCGCCGGCACCTCGATCGTCAACATCGCCTCGGACGCGGGCCTCGTCGGCAACAATGGCGCGGCCATCTACTGTGCCTCGAAGGGTGGGCTCGTGCTCCTCACCAAGGCTTTGGCGCTGGAACTCGCCCCGCGCCAGATCCGCGTCAATGCCGTCTGCCCGGGCGATGTCGCGACGCCGATGATCGAGTTCCAAGCCGACCGTTATGGCGACGGCGATCCGGATGGCTACAAGGCGAAGCTGCTCGCCAATTATCCACAGAAGGCGGCGGCGCGCTTCATCAAGCCCGAGGAAATCGCCCGCATGGTGGCCTTCCTCTGCGAACCGGACGCGGCACCGATCACGGGTGCCGCGCTGTCGGTCGATTTCGGCGTGACGGCAGGCTACTGAGGAGACGGGTATGCAGCGCAAGACAGCGATTATCACAGGGGCGGGGGCGAAGGACGGCATCGGCTTTGCCTGCGCAAAAAGCCTTGCCGAAGAAGGGTATGCGGTTCATCTCGTCGCAACCAGCGACCGCATCCTCGCCCGCGCCGAAGAGCTTCGCGCGGCGGATTTCTCGGCCACGGGCCATCTCTGTGATCTCACCTCCAAGGCCGCCGTCGAAAAGCTCCGGCAGGTGACCGGGCCGGCGGCCGTGCTCGTCAACAATGCCGGCATGGGCAGCCTCGCCCAGCCGGCGCTCCAGCGGCATTTCGTGGACCTGGAGGAAGAGGACTGGGACCACGGCATTTCAGTCACCCTCAAGACGGCCTTCCTCGCCACCCGCATCTACCTGCCGGACATGCTGGCGGACGGCTATGGCCGGGTCGTCAATGTCGCATCGGTGACCGGCCCCTATGTCGCCAATCCCGGCGAGACCGCCTATTCCGCCGCCAAGGCCGGCATGGTGGGCATGACGCATGCGCTGGCGCTCGAAGCCGGCCCGCGCGGCGTCACCATCAATGCAGTGGCGCCCGGCTGGATCGAAACCGGCGCCTCCACGGAAGAGGAACGCCGTGCCGCGCAGGCCACGCCCTGCGGCCGCGCCGGCCGGCCGGACGAAGTGGCCGCCGCGGTCGCCTTCCTCGCCTCGCCGAAAGCCAGCTACATAAATGGTGCGGTTCTCGTCGTGGATGGCGGCAACATCCTGCAAGAGGCAAAGCACTGATGCCGGATCGGGAGAATTGGAGCGGTGCTTTGCCGAATTCTGTTAGTCCCCGAGCACCTGCCGGTCGTCGCCGTCGTGCTTGGCCTGCATGGCGCGATGGTCGCTCAGGGTTATGACGACCCGGAGGGGGATTTTCTCGAGCACGTTCGCGACCGTGTCGGCCCGAACGTGCTGATCGCCGTCGAGTTCGATATCACCATCTACCCGACGAGCCGCGAGCCGATGCGCTCCTTTGTCGACCGGCTGAAGGCGATGGAAGGCAAGGGCGGCATCCTGTCGACTTCCGTCATTCACGGTTTCATGGCCGGCGACGTGCCGGAAATGGGCACGCGCATCGTCGTCATCACGGATGATGACCAAGCGAAGGGGGGGCCGTGTCGCCGACCCGCTGGGGCTCGATCCTGTCATTTCCGGTTGACGGCGGCCGCCAAAGCCGGTGGTTCTTGGACGAAACATTCCAGAGGAGAATCGGCCATGGCTGACTACGACGCACCCTTCTTCATCGAGGATACCGACGAGAGCGAGATTTCCTCCGACGTCGCCGGCCTCGGCAACCTGCTTGTCACCACGCATATTCCACTCGCCGCGGACGGCTCGCTGGAAACCGGGGACATCAAGACCCAGAGCATCGCGACGCTGGAAAGCCTGAAGACCTCGCTGGAAAAAGCCGGCAGCAGCCTTGCCGACGTGATGCACCTGACGATCTATCTCACCGACATGGCCGAGCGTCCGGCCTTCAACGAGGTCTACTGCGCCTATTTTAAGAAGCCCTATCCGGTCCGCTGTGCCGTCGGCGCCGCGGCCCTTGCCGACCCCGGCATGAAGGTCGAGGTGACGGCGATGGCGGCGCGGCGCAGGCGCGTCTGAGATTTCGTCGCATTCTCCGTGCGAACAGGCCCGCCGGCAGGGGAAGTCGGCAGGCCTTCTGACTGATATGCATATTTTCTATAAAAATAGTCAATTTCAGAAATCCGTGCCTGCTACCTCTCGTTTTCGTTTGTTATCCCTATGAACATCCGAAGTCTCAAGCGGAGCGGGAACGATGAATGCGCATGTCGAAAACACTCTCTTCAACGTCCGTGACACGGCGGCACTCGATCACCCGGCGGATGCCGATCACCTGAAAGCGGCCCTGCGCACACTGGGCGGCGGCGTCAGCATCATCACGGCAGGCGAGGGCGAAAGCCGCACGGGCGCGACCGTCACCTCCGCGACGGCTCTGTCCATGGAGCCGGCGCGTATGCTCGTCTCCCTCAATCGCACCTCGTCCACCTGGCCCGTCGTCGAGCGCTACGGCCATCTCGGCATCAACATCGTCGGTGCCAGCCATGAAGCGCTCGCCGACCAGTTCGCCGGGCGCGGCGGCCTTCGTGGGCCGGACCGCTATCGGGGTGCCGAATGGACCACGGCCGTCAGCGGCGCGCCGCTGCTCGTCGATGCCGTCGCGGCGATCGATTGTACCGTCGAGGAAGCCATCGAGCGGCACAGCCACGTCATCGTTATCGGCAGGGTTCTGGCGATCCGCATCGGCACCGGTCATTCGCTGCTCTATCAGGACGGTCGCTATCACGCCGTGCCCCGGTAACGGCTAAGCGGTCACCCGCCGCAGGCATCACCCACTCTGCAATGCCCCAACCCGCAGCTGGCGGGATCGAGAACCTGCGGCCGCGCGGCCGTCTTCGAAAGGCAACAAGATGACACGCAAGATCAGACTTGGCGCCTTCCTTCCCGGCGGGGGACAGCACGTCGCCTCGTGGCGGCATCCGGACCAGCCGGTCGACGGCGCAACGAGCTTCGCATTCCACAGGCAGCTCGCCGAGACGGCCGAACGCGGGCTCTTCGACGCCTACTTTCTCGCCGACAACCTCGCCATCGGCTTTGGCGGTGCGCGTGAAGGCGGCAATGCGCGTATCGCGGGCTTCGAGCCGGTGACGCTGTTCTCCGCGCTCGCCCCCTTGACCACGAATATTGGCTTCATCGCCACGGCGTCCACGACCTATGAGGAGCCTTACAACACAGCGCGCAAATTCGCTTCGCTGGACCTCCTCTCCGGCGGCAGGGCCGGCTGGAACGTCGTCACCACGACCGGCGACCCGACCGCGCAGAACTTCAACCGCGACACCCAGCTTCCCCATGCCGCGCGGTATCGGCGCGCCGCCGAGCATGTCGACGTGGTCAAGAAACTCTGGGACAGCTTCGAGGATGACGCCTTCATTCGCGACAAGGAGAGCGGCGTCTTCTACGATCAGGAAAAGCTGCATGAGAGCGAACATCGCGGTGAACATTTCCAGGTGCGCGGGCCGCTCAACGTTCCCCGCTCGCCGCAAGGCCATCCGGTAATCGTGCAGGCCGGCCAGTCGGAAGACGGACGCGGACTTGCCGCCGCCACCGCCGAGGTAATCTTCACCGCACATCAGCACATCGAGACGGCGCAGGAATTCTACCGCGATATCAAGGCGCGCGCGCGTGGCCTCGGCCGCAGCCCGGACCATATTCTCGTCATGCCCGGTGTGGCGCCTTTCGTCGGACGTACTGAAGCCGAGGCGCGAGAGAAATACAACCGTCTGACGGCACTCATCGTCGAAGAAGACGGCATCGGCCTGTTGAACGGCCTCACCGGCGGCACGCTCGATTTGCGCGGCTATGACGTCGACGGCCCGCTGCCGCCCGCCCCACCGACCGAGGGCATGAAGAGCCGGCAGGCGCTGATCCGCCAGATCGCCGACGAAAACAATTTCTCCATTCGCCAGCTCTATCAGTGGATCGCCACCGCGCGGGGCCATTTCACCATCGTCGGCACGCCGGAAACGATCGTCGATACCCTGCAGGAATGGTTCGAGAACGAGGCCGCCGACGGCTTCAACATCCTGCCGCCATGGTTGCCGACCGGGCTTGAGGATTTCGTCGAGCTGATCGTGCCGGAACTCCAGCGCCGCGGCCTGTTCCGCACGGCCTACGAGGGCCGGACACTGCGCGAAAATCTCGGCCTGCCGTACCCCGTCAACCTCTGGGCCGGCGCGCGCGCCACGGCCCAGGCTGCCGAGTAAGGAGAGCGCCATGTCCTACGAAAACGTCAATTCCACCCTTGGTGCGGACTTCCGCCTGACCAACGGCCCCCGCGCAACACCGGCTCTCATCACCCGGTTGAATGCCCTGTTGCCGGCATTCTTCGCCCGTTACGGGCTGGTGCTGGCCTTCCTGGCGCTCTGGCAGGTTTCGAGCACGCAAGGGTGGGTCAATCCGTCCGTCTTCCCGCCGCTCGACCTTATCCTGTCCGCCCTTTGGGGCAGTCTTTCGAGCGGGGCGCTGCTGGATGACATCGCCATCAGCCTCCAGCGCGCCGGCATCGCCTTTGCCGCCGCCGTGGTTATCGGCATCCCGCTCGGCCTCGTTATGGGGCAGGCGCGGGTCATCGAGCAGGCGCTCGACCCGCTACTGCAATTCTTCCGCCAGACCTCCGCGCTTGCGCTCTATCCGGTCTTCATCCTGCTGCTCGGCCTTGGCGAAACCTCGAAGGTCTTCGTCATCTTCTGGGCGACGCTCTTTCCGATCCTGCTTTCGACGATCGGCGGCGTGAAGGAAGTCGACACCAAGCTCATCGAGATGGCGCGAACCTACGGTGCGGGGCGCCTCGCAATCTTCCGTCGCGTCGTACTTCCGGCCTCGGTTCCGGCGATTTTCGTGGGCCTCAGGCTTTCGGCAACCACGGCGCTGCTGCTGCTCATCGCCGCCGAGATGATCGGC
Encoded proteins:
- a CDS encoding ABC transporter permease; translation: MSYENVNSTLGADFRLTNGPRATPALITRLNALLPAFFARYGLVLAFLALWQVSSTQGWVNPSVFPPLDLILSALWGSLSSGALLDDIAISLQRAGIAFAAAVVIGIPLGLVMGQARVIEQALDPLLQFFRQTSALALYPVFILLLGLGETSKVFVIFWATLFPILLSTIGGVKEVDTKLIEMARTYGAGRLAIFRRVVLPASVPAIFVGLRLSATTALLLLIAAEMIGANKGIGFQVMNAQYNFQIPLMFAAILLLALLGLLANAVLVLLQRKLCRWAQPNA